In Dermacentor variabilis isolate Ectoservices chromosome 1, ASM5094787v1, whole genome shotgun sequence, the genomic stretch AAGCAAAAACGTTTTCTTAAAGCAGAAATATTGCGAATGTGATATCAGATGTAAGATGCCCTCGTATGCTATGTTCATAAGCAAGTAACCTTTTATCCAAGAATAAAGTTTAAAACAGCACGCAAGACTAGTAAAAGTCAAAATATTCGGCGTCGTAACTGATAACCGTGATTGTCATCACTGGAGCCCCAAAGCAAATACAGCCCCGGGCCCATAATTTCTTCATCCAGCACTGGCTGTAGCTTTTTAACTTTTTAAAATGGGATTTTAACAGGTCAGCCTAGCAGCGCACTTAGCAAACATGATAAGTGTCGAAGAAAATACGTACTCCTGCATAAACAACTCGCCAGAAAGTTGCATGGGCTATCAGTAGGGCTTTATATAAAAAATGAAGCTCGATAGGCAGCGATGTAGAAGTACACTTGGGAAGCTATCACCATTTTCCTCTCACAAGAGCAGATGAGGAAACGTTCCTAGTTTTCCGTGTAAGCGTGAATGTTCGCAAGCAGCGACCTGGCTGCAGGATGCCGAGGAGTGGGCATACTGCACAGATTTAGTCTGTGTGGTCTAAACAAGCTAATGTCACCAACGTAAAAGAAACTACATCGTAATGTTTCAGCTGACCCAGTTCTCAAAGAATTGGTGGCACGAATACAAGACAGCATCCGCCTGTCACATGAAGTTCCCGCATTAGTCCTAGATAACTGCTCCTGTATTTGTTATAAAGCTAAAATATCCACTGACGGAATTCCTTCCCGCTTAATAAACACCACTCACGTGTTCAGTGCTCAACGTTAGGCTGAGCGACTCATTCGCAGGAATTATCAATTCTTCATCGGTTTTCCCCCctgaaaaaagaagacaggacgtGGGCAAAAGAACACGTCAATCAAGCAAACAGTAACTCCATAACTGCGAATTTGCGCCAGTAAAGGTACTCCAAATTAGCGTTTACTTACAGTATTTAATCACAGCGATGTTGACCGGCGCTTTGGTGGTTGTCATGTATAATTCGTCATTAATTTTGGTTACGTGGTCCATTCTGACTAGCGCACAAACCGCAGCAGCATGCAAGTGAACGAAGCGAAACAAGCACTCAAGCTCAAGCGCTCTTTCCTTAAGTATATTGCACAGACATGGAAGTTGCGAGACACGCACGAATGAGGAAATGTTAATTTTCGTGCCACAGATACGtcacagaataaagaaccagtAGCGTCACCCTGCGACtcaaaacgaacaaaaaaatacCAAAATGCAAAAGGTCATCTGAAGCGATATAATTAAATAGTACAAATAATTAAAATCTACTTATTAGCTTTCAGTTTAAGAATTCCGTTTGTAATATGGATATTAAAGACAGCATAAGGTAATAAAGCGAAGTGGCGGGAATTTTAGCGCGACCGTTGGGCAGACCATTGGCAGCTCTTAATTCTATGATTGGCAGACAGAACGCTCAGCACGCGACAGTTTAACGGCTGAAGCGCTTCTACGTGTAGGTGTTCTGTAGTTTCAGCTGTTGCAGTGTGTAGCAAGGCGCGAGCATCGCGGTGCGACTTCACCGCTGCGGAGTTTGGAGGCCCTGTACACTTTCCACCGAAGTGCGTTCTTCACCTTTCTTCTATATTTTTTAAATAGCATTAACGGTTTTCCGCGATAGCCATGTAGCGTtttcctttctatttctttccCCCTCTTTTCAGTTGTAGTCATGGCACTTGCCCCAGCACACTTCCGTGGTTTAGTAGAAGAAGAGACAAAGCGTTTGACAAGCATGTGCCGTTACTGGGAAACTGTTGCTGCTTCTGAACCCGACGTATCCGAGGACGGTAAGTACAGTGAACTTTCACTTGAGTGAGCTTCAAGGGACCTAGGGAAGCAGTTCACtcactgaaagttcactaaactgaatattcactagaatatGGAACAGCATAGAGCACAGCAGACATCCAGTCAAAGtgtaaaatgcaatttacggAGTTTGTAATTCAATATATATGAATTGCGTAGCAGTTACGCTGCTGCCtatctcattttgaaaaaaagaaagaaaatgtcatttttcccTGGTGCTCCTTAAGCGCAAGAAGTAACAAAGCTGTCCAGAGAGTGCgtttttgtgcacttcctctggcacagGTTGTTGCTGAGACTcgaagtctcgcaactttccaagACATCCTACAGCCTCGGCTAGAGTTACAGGATTTGAATTTGCCTCTGCCATTGCATCTTCCTCGTCGCACTCTTCCCTTTGGGACGAACAAGAAATTATTTCCAGATGCGATAGTTGAGCACAGGTAACGAGCTCACTGCCACACTGCACATAGTGTTCAAACGAAGCGTCGCTGTCAACATCCAGCTGGTGACACACCTCTGTCCACATACCGGGTTTGAGCACTTTCACTGCACAGAGGGGAAAGGCAGGATTTATGCTAGCAGTTTCTGATTGTTGGTGTTACGCCTCCGGGGGGGTGATTTGGGGGTGGTGAGCATCAGCTGCGCCAGCGCTGCCGAGTGCAAAACTTTGAACTGATTTCAAAAATGAGCCTGCGTCCACAGATCAAGTTCGTCAACTGAAGTATTCGCTATTCAGAAAGTAGTTTGATATATTTTTGCATAGAATACATAGAAGTACCGCCGGGGATTTTCTAAAAGTTCGTTATGAAATATTCATTAAACTGACGTTCGTACAACTTGAGAGTTTACTGTAATACTATCTCTGCTCGTCGTACATCTTTGCCAAGCCCAGGAATACATTATGACGCTTTTCTCACAGTCTCCTGACAAACTTGTCATGCAGTGTTTTAATCAGTGCATGCCTGACAATCTAAAGTATGCCAGCAGGCACTAAGTTCTCCATTGCATTTTGCAGTGATAAAGCCTACCATTTTCGAATTATTAGCATGCTGTAGGAATAGCCACAACTTTCATGTGACATGCTTATGCTTATAAAGGTGTTTGACTAACTGCTCATTTCCAGCACAAGGTTACATAAGGAGTGCAACAGGACAAGCGAAGTTGCTCATCACCGAGCGGTTTGCACAGTTCACTGGATTGATTCACATTTGTGAGAACAACGTCGGGGAAAAGAAAACCACTTGCGAAGACCTTCAAGGTTTCTGGGACATGGTTTACCTCCAGGTACATGGTGTCCTTGCAAAGTTTGTGCCGATGCCAGTAGTCAATTTATGGAAAAGGTGCAAAGCCTGTGAACTGACTGTCGGAGCTCAAATTCTTGTGCACTAAGATAATAACTTAGACAGTTACTCACATGTTAACATGCATTGTTTATGTTAAGGCTTGAATGTTCCTGCCATTGAGTTATACTGTTGAAGTTGCACAATTTTGTATCGTATGGTTTACGTCGTGCAAATGCTCACAGTAAACACAGGAATTTTCTTGAAATAGAGGTAGTAGGGATGGCTAAGAAATATTGTAACACCATGCAGTATAGCTACTTATAAGGTCCGCGGTAATAAAAACAATGTTGAACCTTTAGAGGGACAAAATAAGTAGAATTTAGCATGTAGTACTGTACAGTGGGCACAAAGTACTTTGCATTGTAATGAATCAAAATTTTTAAATAATGCCGTTATATTTGCATCTCATGTTTCAAGCACATAACACCACTGTTCTGTTTTCAGGTAGAGGATGTTCAGAAGAAGTTTGATCAGCTTactaaaatgcaagaaaatgcatGGCAACTTGGTCAATGGGAAGATGCTGACAAAACAAACGTGCCAAACATTGGATTAAAAGCTAATaatgtgagttttttttttaaattattctaGTAGTTACAGTTGCTAGGTTATTTCCGTACTTCAATGCGTATGGTGCCCACGAAGCTATCACACAGAACTGAAATGCAACTTGCCACGGTAGgttagtgcctatggtgttgtgctgctgaactCGACGTCGCCATTTCAGTCTTGGCCATGgctgctgcattttgatgggagcaaaatgcaaaaccGGTTGTGTACTTAGACTGAggtgcacagtaaaaaaaaactccAGCTGGGTCAAAACTAAACCACTATAGTGTGTCTTATTATCATAGCAAGGTTTTGGCTTTTAAAACCTCAGGATTTAtttattattcgctttttttGAGAACTGAAATCTATTTGCTCTACAAATTTGTCATTCGTGCACCTTGAGCATTTTGCTCCTTGAAGCTCTCAtatttgcatatttgtttgcataaAACTGTAGCTAAAGGTAAATGTGCTCATTAAACTAATGTGTATGACTGGATTACTTCATATTATGGGCATACAATGATTCTCTACTTAAATATGTATTGAGTAATTCTTACTGACGTGACATTTAAtactatttttttatattcaccTTGACTTTAAAATCGCTACAGCATGTGTGGGGGGCTCATATCATGCAAGCAACACAATCTTGCACATGAAACCTTGCATGCATTGTTCACTTGGGAGCCCCACAGTTAGTTGAGTGCGCATTTCCACCTGGAAAACCTGTTATGTGCATTCTTTGAGAAGCAAATTAAATTAAGCTTACCTTTCTCCTTTGCCCATTTTGTCATTTCTTACAGGTGGAAAAATCTGTGGTGTTCGATTCTGCTTTATATAAAACTCTTCCAAATATATGTAAACTGTCTTTCCATTTCTATAAACTGCTTATGCACACACACTCTTTGATATTGCAGTGATAGAGATGCTGCACAAAATTGTCGTTTATCGCATGTATTGTGCCATGCTGCTGCTCCGAATGTTcgagcagagaaaaaaaaaatgttccacttTGTTGGCGCTTAAGTATAACAGCATATCTCAGGCAGGGCCCAGGACCCCCCTCCCTTTCTGGATCCACCAGTGTGTAGGGAGAATGTGGCAGTGCCGTGGGGAAGTCCAAATAATCGGAGCAGGTGCAAAAATTGATCAGTGACGGATATATTGCAGTTGACTGAAATAAactcttttcttcttgtttactGTTATTGACACCTATTTGTCACCATGACCGCTTCGGTGGCACATGATTTCTCGCTACAAGTGCTGGATATTTGCGGTCACTTCGTGATCCATCAGTGGTATCTATATGCCTTTTATTAGTGTTTTACATTCGCTTTATTAGTTTAGAAATGATCATTTTATATAATTATGGTGACAGACAACTGAGTGCTCAGCTGCTTGATCCCCCTTTGCATACGGTGCATTTTGTTAAGACTAGGCAGCCTGTACATGGAGCACACAAAAAATTCAAAAACAGGACAAGTAGGCATGGACGCACAAGCTACACAACATAGATGCTATTCCAGCTATCTATGCCTGCAAGGACAACAAAAATAGCGTCCTTGAATCGGGTGGCTGTACACATCAACTTGTGGACATGACTTTAGCAGATGAAAGGGATAAAGAATCCAGCGACAGCTTGGGAGGAGTGAACTCTTCATTGAAATGtattgaattctggagttttatgtgccaaaaccatatTTATTGGAATGCAGAATTACCTGTGAATTCAGGTTACTCTGCATTTGTCTTCATTCAACAGTAAGTTGCATCATAGCATTCAGAGGGTACTAACATTCAGCGTCTATTACCGTTAACTGCATATGGAGATTTGCACCAGAGCAGTAAGTTATGCTCCAAAAGGTCAAGTGCCACTTCCATGACTGGTATTGTTTTGTTCTTCATGGAGCAAAACAGTTTGAAATGTTTGTGTACCAGTTGGCATCGCTAAAGTCGTGATCAGTTAACAAAGACCCCCCTGTTCTCTTGCAGGTGAAGACCACAAAACCTGCAGCAAAAAAATTTGTGCCCACAGCGATGCAAAAAGCAAGGATTGCAGCATCGCGAAAGCGTCTCGCTGAAGCAAAAGCTCGCATAGCTACCAGTGCTCAAGCATCTGCTGGAATTGCTGACAAAGAGAATGCTGTCCTCTTCGAAGCACCAAACTTCTTTGTTGTATCAAGCCCTGCTCGACCGAAGCAAAATAGTTAGTGTTAAAGTGTTATTTGTCCTGTAAATTTTTCCTTCAAGCATATTTTATTATAGTTTTGCCTAAACTGAAATTATCAGCATGGTATAAAAGTGCACACCTGCTTTCATACATGTTATCACGGGTTTGCACTTTCGTGCATAGAGTCCACATGGCAATAAAGACATGCTGCATACAAGTCTCGCAAAGTGCGATCACAAAAATAACTGAATGTTGTCATAGGCAGTTTTGGGCAAAATTGTACAATTGTGCAAGaatttctttaaagggacactaaagagaaaaataatttcagctgcattagtaaattacttTCCTACAGTAGCAAAGAAAAACAAGCGATTCTTATATGGAAAATGAGACTTTTGGTGACACCCCCTTCAAGTTCTGCAatgtcatggatttcaaagcGTGTGCTTGGGCCTGGTTAATTTTTTCAGTGTTAAAGATGGACTACCTTTTATTCTGAAAGAGCCATACTTACGTCGCGATGCTGTAAAGTTAATGAAACTCTTTTTGGAATAATATTGAGTCAGCCCAAAGTGCTGTAGTGCAACAGGTCAGAATGGTCTGTGGTGAAAATTTTGGCAACCATATGCACTGTCTTTGGCTTCGTAAGCAGGAAACTGCCACATAATGTTGCATTTATAATGGTGGAGTATTTTCTTGGAACCCTGCGCCTCTTATTGCCTGTGGTGCACCATTATACTTAATGATTGCAGTATAACTGCTTCATTCAATGTGCTtcagcatgtaaaaaaaaaaaatttgcatgcCACACCGAACAACAGGTTTGATATTTACATGTCAACTCAATTTTTCAGAAACAAGATGCCCTCAAGGAACACCAAGAAGCCTTCAAAAATCTCCAAAACAAAAGGATTTTTCACCACTTGTGTGTGTTACACAATCGGCAAAAAAAGTGCTCCTTCAACATAACtgatctgacaaaaaaaaaaagctctcctGCATAAATGAGCGAGCACCTTTATCCATTTTATTGGGCGTCAACAAAAATATTGCATATAATTGCTACAGAACAATTGTTTCAAGGCATAAAGTTTATGCAACACCAAAGCACATAGCAAGATTTACTTATGCTCATATTCACTTTCCATGTCTTTCCAAATAAATGCTTGTTTGTCTGCACTCATGTTGTCTTGtgtcgcacccccccccccccttttttttgtgcaCAGTCTTCAAgtagtcgggggggggggggggggggacaacagTTTTCTATGCTACTAATCAAAAGTTTTGCagcaagcattaaaaaaaaacttacacCTTGGCCATGCCACACTTGGACATTAATAACTGCTTTTAAAGTGCAGAAAAATTCTTCAATTGAAAATTTTGCGTTTTACTTGTGCATATCAGAAatgtggtctttttttttttttttgtggctttgtGCTGTCCAGGCTCTTGCCTGTTGCAAGCATAATAAAAATGTGTTCTGATGTTTACAAAGGAATGCAATTTGATGGCTTTTGCAGCTTGCAGTTTAGAATTATCAACTATATTTTTAACACCAATTACCAACAGGTTAACTTCAGTGCAAAGGGGAGTTAACATATGTTGCTTTAAAAGTAAACAAGAGGAAAATGTCTGGTTTAATATAACAAAGATGTATCAGGCTTATTAGTTTAgggaaacaaaaaagcaacatACTAGATGTAGATACAAAAAGTACTCTGGGGCTAAGTTCAGGTGTAAAAATCTGTTGCAATAACTTTATACACTCGGCTGTCATTATTTTCTACAAGGTACTGGTAGAAGTGACGTCAATTCTTCCTGCAAAAGATAAAAATGCATATAAAAATTATCTGGGTCGTTACAGGGGGCGTCGCAGACAGCAAAGATCAATACGGATAGCAATCATATTAGATGAGTGTTTATGTACAAAGCCAAGTATGGCCCACTGTACCCTTGGGCTAAACACAGTACCTGTCACAGACATGCAAGTGCTTTCGTGTCAAAGAATGGAAAAGGAATAGTTTCAGAAATAATCACATTTTCAAATTATCTGGGTCATTACAGGTGGCATCACAGACAGCACAAGATCAATACAGATAGCAATCAGAATGAGTGTTTGTGTACAAAGCCAAGTATGGCTCACTGTACCCTTAAGCTAAGCACAGTATTTGTCACAGACATGCAAGTGCTTTCTTGTCAAACAATGGAAAAAGAACAGTTTCAGAAATAATCACATTTTCAAATTATCTGGGTCATTACAGGTGGCATCACAGACAGCACAAGATCAATACAGATAGCAATCAGAATCAGAAGGTTTGTGTACAAAGCCAAGTATGGCTCACTGTACCCTTGGGCTAAACACAGTACCTGTCACAGACATGCAAGTGCTTTCTTGTCAAACAATGGAAAAGGAATAGTTTCAGAAATAATCACATTTGCAAATTATCTGGGTCATTACAGGTGGCATCACAGACAGCACAAGATCAATACAGATAGCAATCAGAATGAGTGTTTGTATACAAAGCCAAGTATGGCTCACTGTACCCTTAAGCTAAGCACAGTATTTGTCACAGACATGCAAGTGTTTTCTTGTCAAACAATGCAAAAGGAATAGTATGAGAAATAATCACATTTGCAAAGGCACTCTAGAACAAAATCTTCAATATGTTCCATATTGAGAGCTAATGCTACAttcgaaattaaagaaaaatcatGCTGCTGCATCATTTTTAACAACACAAAGGTAGCTATTAATGTAGCTAAAttatacttgcaaaaaaaaaatttgggctTAACATAAGGCTGGCACAGTGGCAAACTAAATACTTAACATATAAGAATATATCACTGCTTGCACGTAAAGCATCCACTTGTTCGTATGGCACACATTTATTGAAACATTTGATTACTTCTTAAGTAAAGCAGTATTCCCACACACAAAGCAACTGCATTATAAACACCAGTTCCAAGCAGACATGGTCAGATAAGGCTGGAACGGTAGTCTTGCAGAAGGCCACAACTGTGAACAAAGTTTGCGGGTTTCTATGTACTGGCGCTGTGCTCAGTCACAATGGCCCACTGCAAAACTGGGTCCTTGCTGTCAACAAAGGTGATAACAGCTCTAACATACAGGAGCTTAAGTGCTCTGGCAACAACAGTGGCCATTACAGTTCTGTGACAGACTCACATTTTCATCGCTGCACTAAATGAAAGATAATCACTTGCTTGTGGCTGCCATGGCCTTTGCAAGCTGAATGCCTAATTTATGCGGCCTCGTACCACCAGAGACCAGTTTCTTTACCTCTGAGCTGCTCAGCAGCATACAATGCTGTGCAACTAAACGGCTCTTGGTGGCTTCTGTGGCTGCAGCACAAGTGCCACATGAAGCATCATCAACGATAACGGTCCTGTACCCCAACTGTATAGCGTGCAATGCTGTGGAGGCCACACAAACATCATACGCTATTCCACAAATAACAACATCAGTGATTCCATGTGCCTTCAGCTCTTTGTCGAGACTAGTGCACGAGCGTTTGTCATTATCCCAGAATGCAGAGTAGCTGTCCACATCTGGGCTTGTGCCTTTGCGGATTATCAGTGCATTGTCACGCACTCTGAGGTCTTTGTGCAGCTCTGCCCCCCAGGTATCTTGTATACAATGTGCTGGCCACAGGGTTTGCTCAATGCAACCAGTGCAGCATATGGCATCGGCAAACATCACAGTATCAAAAACCTTGGCATCTCCAGCATTCACTTTGCTACTGGCATGGAAAGGTCGGCAGTCCTTGTTTTCATAAAATGAAATGTGGTCTTTTGGGTGCCAGTCTTGTGAATACACAATTAGTTTCCATGGGACATTTTCTACAAGGTCATTAATAATGGGCACAATGCCTTCGGGGTCCCTGTTTTCAGCAAGATTTTTCACTGAAAGACTTCCAGTGATGAAATCATTCTGTACATCAACAACAATAAAAGCCCACTTTGGGTGTAGTACAACTTCCACCCATTGTGTCCAGAATGTTTCAAATTCTGAAAAATCTATTTTTCCATCATGGTTACGATCAAATGTCTCAAACAGCAGAGTAACTGCATGTTGTTTATCACTGGTTTGTAGCTCATCAAAGTCGGTGAAAAGCGAGCTCAGAAAAGCAGAAAAAGCTTCCTTGGATAACATGTCCGGTTGGCCGGCTGCAAGCTCAGTGAACCACTCCTTCGGTGATTTGCAGCCACTGTCAAATTCCAGCTTGCTCATCATGAAGGGCGACTACTTGCTATACCATCAACGTAGTCACctaaaaagaaaaactgcatgcCGTTACAGTTCATAGAGAGGCAATTCAGTCAACAACAATGCAATGGGAAAAGCAAGCGCAAGAATACTTAATACAGTTGCACTCATGCATGCACACAGTTGCACAAATGCAACATAGAAATATCTGCTCAGAGCATGGCATACCATTGAGAATATATAAGTATATGTATTGTTAAatgaactgtaaaaaaaaaagttatattagAGTCTACTAAACATTAGCCCTATCACACCATGAATATTTCATAATACAAGGCTGAAGCAAATGGACGAAGGTAAACTGTGGATAAGTTTACAAATAATTTTACTACTATCAACAACAGATGAAGCTATATTTATGTTGACAGGGAGAACTATGTTAAATAATGTTTAAGTTTGCTTTACAATATGATGCAAGAACTGCTGCAAACCCACGGAAAGCTGCAGAGAGAGGTAGGAGAATAGGAAGGTTAGAACACAGCTTTGAATTATTCTCATACTGATATGTATGCCACTAATGTCGGAAGAAAAAGTGCATCCAAATGATAGCTGCAAGTGGCCATGCACTCTGAAAACATTTCTGAAAAGCACTATAAAACAGGGACTTAGGATGCAAAGCAAGTGTCAATACAACTTTTTTGTATATTAATAATATCTGTAACCTCACTGAAATTTTTATAACTTTACCAGCAACAAGGGCAAACTCATTCTGTTGTAAtgctaaataatttttttttaattcttgcgttttctttgagcgaaaaccacaatatgattatgaagcatgccatagtgggggacttcagaTTAATCTTgattacctggggttctttaaaaggTACACAATGCACAGTTGATGGGCATTTCTGCATCTCAtgcccatcaaaatgtggctgccatggctgggatttgatACCCTGCCCTCGGGCTTATGCCATAGCCACTAGGCCACCATGGCAAATCACCTCATGGTGCTCAAATGTGTGCTGGTAGCAAATTCAGCAGGGCCACAATTTTGTAGCGATTCCTATTCCCGATGCTAACACCTTTCGGAACTTTTCGTGTTTGTGAGTGGCCGCACAGAGCTCATGAATGCGAAAAGTGCTGAAAGGCATTAGCATTGGAATaaggcattgctacaaaaaaCCAGCCCAGGATCATCATCATATTGATAAGTGCCCTTCCCTGCACCAAGAACTTCTGCAGCATGTGTGATGCAAGAGTACCCCCAGTTACAAAGGCAACCCGTATGAATTTCTCAGCTTCACAGCTAAAAAATTCATTCCTGTATGGAAATCAAACCTGTGACCAGTATCTTTCAGGGGCTTGACCAGTGTATTTCAGGgcactaccatctgagctaagcagCACAGTAGTATGTCACAGAGCAAACAAGTTAGTGGTCTGCTAGTTGATTTCTGtgttgaaaaacaaactaaattccagggttttatgtgccaaaaccccaatatgattatgaggcacgccgtagtaggggactccagattaatttcaaccacctgggtttctttaacatgcacccaatgcaggatacacaggtatttttgcattttgcgcccaccgaaatgcggccgccatggcggaGATTATATTCTacgccttcccccctcccccaggTTCAGCAGCACAACACTAAAGCCACTAATTTTTTTTGTTGCAAACATTCACCTAAGTCAGTAAACCTAAAGTACATCCTTGTTTATGAGTGAACAGCCATGTCTTCCGCATCTAAATTTTGTCGAAGACAAGAATACCATGCCACTGGTATAGACCCTTTATGGCCATTCAAAATGCAACTGTACTATCTCACTGTCTAAATGCTGGGTAGGAGGGGTAGGAGGAGAATGTCATTTTGACACAGAAACTTATAGGTAAATGGATCACATATGTATAAAAAGAG encodes the following:
- the LOC142589272 gene encoding disks large-associated protein 5-like, whose translation is MALAPAHFRGLVEEETKRLTSMCRYWETVAASEPDVSEDAQGYIRSATGQAKLLITERFAQFTGLIHICENNVGEKKTTCEDLQGFWDMVYLQVEDVQKKFDQLTKMQENAWQLGQWEDADKTNVPNIGLKANNVKTTKPAAKKFVPTAMQKARIAASRKRLAEAKARIATSAQASAGIADKENAVLFEAPNFFVVSSPARPKQNKTRCPQGTPRSLQKSPKQKDFSPLVCVTQSAKKVLLQHN
- the Naam gene encoding nicotinamide amidase, which gives rise to MMSKLEFDSGCKSPKEWFTELAAGQPDMLSKEAFSAFLSSLFTDFDELQTSDKQHAVTLLFETFDRNHDGKIDFSEFETFWTQWVEVVLHPKWAFIVVDVQNDFITGSLSVKNLAENRDPEGIVPIINDLVENVPWKLIVYSQDWHPKDHISFYENKDCRPFHASSKVNAGDAKVFDTVMFADAICCTGCIEQTLWPAHCIQDTWGAELHKDLRVRDNALIIRKGTSPDVDSYSAFWDNDKRSCTSLDKELKAHGITDVVICGIAYDVCVASTALHAIQLGYRTVIVDDASCGTCAAATEATKSRLVAQHCMLLSSSEVKKLVSGGTRPHKLGIQLAKAMAATSK